The following DNA comes from Verrucomicrobiia bacterium.
GGTGTCCTCCGGTTGCAATGTGACTGGCGCATCTTCCAGGTCCGTCAGGGAGCCGTCTGGCAGCGGACGGAACAGCACGGTCTTGTTGTCATTCCGCGTCGCGGACCACACGGCGAGCTGGCAGAGATGCCGCGCGATCGGGTGACGGTTCAGGTAGGTTTGCCAGTCATCCACGGGCCACGCCCGTTGCGTGCACATCGCCTCGTAGAGCCGTTCGCGCTGCATGGAGAGGACTGTCTTGAGTTCCTTTTTCGCGGCGGAGAAAACCTTTTTTGCTTCAGCGGACTTGGCTTCATCATCATCCTGGCGAGGATCGGGCAATGCCTTCAAAACTTTGCCCTCGCCATCGTGGAGGACAAACTCCAGGTCGTCATTCAAGGTCGCCTTGAACTGGCGGGGACCGAAATCGAGCGTGAGCACGCCATCTTCTTCCAGACCGGCGCTGGGGATGGTGCGATCCGCCAGTTCGGCCAGCGTCCAGTTCTTGCGCTCGGCCAACAGTTGCACCTGCAACGCCGCCTCTTCCTGGATGCTCTTGGTGCGGAAGCGGCTGCCGACCGCGAGCAGCAATTGCGTGGCGGTCTTGTGTTCCACCCAGGCGAGCATCTGGAGCAGGGCACGGCATTGCGCGGCCCGGTTGCCATACCATTGCTTCAGGTATCGGTTGACTACGGGGACCGCAGCGCCTCCAACACACGCGCCCGCCACCCCAAGGATTCCCTTGCTCGCCACCGCCGATCCCTTGGGTCGCGAGAGAAATGAGGGCAGAAACTCGGCGAAGAATTCATCCTCGGTTTTCTTGGCCTGGCTCCAGCCTGGCATCTGGCACCAATGCGCCCACGATTTTGCCTGTTCACGGGCCTCTTCTTCGGCCTTTTCCCGCGAAATGGGCGCGACGTCCTCCGCGAGCCAGGCTTCCAAGACGAACTGGCCCAGCCGCTCACGTTCCATGGGGTTGAACTTGGAACAATACGTGCGCAATAACGCGGTGGGTTCGGGGCTCTTGAGTTTCAATCCCTGCACCAGCCACCACTGCAAAACCTCGGGCTCGACCGTCTGGCCGTTGTCGGCCCAGTGCACGGCCGGAAGCTGGGCAAATGGAAACCACTGCAACGCTTCTGGAATCCCTTTCTTCAAACCAGCCAGGGCCTCCTTTAAGAGTCCATCGCGGTCGAGGAATTGTTCTACGGCCACTCCGAGCTGTTCCAGCGCACCCATCATCGCACCCTTCGCGGGTTCGTTCTTCTCCTTCTTCAACGCCGCCGTCAACGGGGGCACGGCTTGCGGGTCTTGGCAGCGTCCCAGCCAGTCGGCCGCTGCCTGGCGCGACTCGGCTGTGCCCGATTTCAAGGCTTCGATCAAACGGGCCGTTTTATCCGGCAGATTTTCCAGGCAACTTTGGGAGGCTGCACGTTCACTTTTGGGACCCAGTGCAAGATCCCATAACAACGGCACCAGTTCTGCGGGTGGGACCGGGAAAGCGGCCGCTGCTTGAAAGGCGCGTTGCCGGTTGCGCTTTTGATACCAACGATCGATGGAATCTCCGGAGGACGGCTGCAAGGCCCCCACCAGCAAGTCGAGGTGGTTCGCCCAATATGGCCAGATCAGCCGCTCAGACATCCCGAATGGCCGGGACGTGTCACGAAAAGTTGCCAGCATTCCTTTCCCCACCAGGTCGGAGGGCCTCCCAGCCTCGGCCAGACCCTCGCCCAATTCTTTCAATCCTACATCGGGTCGCGTGCGCCGGAAAAGCGGGATGAGCGTCTGGGCCAGTGAGCCTTCAAACCATAATTGAGAACTGCTGCTATACAGCGCTCCGGTCAGGACAAAAAAACGCATCAGGTGCACAGGCCGCAACTCGGCGCGCTCCCAGAAAAGGCACAGGGGGGCTTTGCACCGGGAATCAAGCCCCAGGTAGAAGTAGCAGGGAAAGACCGGCAACGCCTGGATTTCACCGCGCAACATCTGAAATCCCCGGACGATATCTTCCGCCGTCGCTTGCTTGAGCGGCTTCCCTTCAAAGTGTCGGGGAATGGCAGCGATGATGGGGGCGAGTCGGTGGAAAAGCTCGGCCCAAGCCTTTTCGGTCTCCGGTCCCAGCGGGGTTTCGCAAAGTTCGCATGATGTTTCCATAATGC
Coding sequences within:
- a CDS encoding DUF4132 domain-containing protein, with the protein product METSCELCETPLGPETEKAWAELFHRLAPIIAAIPRHFEGKPLKQATAEDIVRGFQMLRGEIQALPVFPCYFYLGLDSRCKAPLCLFWERAELRPVHLMRFFVLTGALYSSSSQLWFEGSLAQTLIPLFRRTRPDVGLKELGEGLAEAGRPSDLVGKGMLATFRDTSRPFGMSERLIWPYWANHLDLLVGALQPSSGDSIDRWYQKRNRQRAFQAAAAFPVPPAELVPLLWDLALGPKSERAASQSCLENLPDKTARLIEALKSGTAESRQAAADWLGRCQDPQAVPPLTAALKKEKNEPAKGAMMGALEQLGVAVEQFLDRDGLLKEALAGLKKGIPEALQWFPFAQLPAVHWADNGQTVEPEVLQWWLVQGLKLKSPEPTALLRTYCSKFNPMERERLGQFVLEAWLAEDVAPISREKAEEEAREQAKSWAHWCQMPGWSQAKKTEDEFFAEFLPSFLSRPKGSAVASKGILGVAGACVGGAAVPVVNRYLKQWYGNRAAQCRALLQMLAWVEHKTATQLLLAVGSRFRTKSIQEEAALQVQLLAERKNWTLAELADRTIPSAGLEEDGVLTLDFGPRQFKATLNDDLEFVLHDGEGKVLKALPDPRQDDDEAKSAEAKKVFSAAKKELKTVLSMQRERLYEAMCTQRAWPVDDWQTYLNRHPIARHLCQLAVWSATRNDNKTVLFRPLPDGSLTDLEDAPVTLQPEDTIRLAHECHVTPAQSTGWREHLKDYDVEPLFEQFGRPAFSLKQEQDDELADFQGHLLEAFKLRGRAGKLGYNRGQTQDGGWFYDYRKRFPTLGLEAVLEFSGNSLPEENNTVALKSYYFEQFSSDGETGTTGSKVSFGSVPPVLLGECWNDLRHIAAEGSGFDPEWEQKVRL